ttaCAAAAAGTTTACCTTGATTAGGTATATGTATAGCATTTTGCGCaatgcaacaaaaaaattaagaaacgtGCTATTTAGATTTTTCATTGACTTCCAGGTAAAAAAAACGTTTGAAAGGTTCAAGTCTCAAGATCATTATTTTAAAGCGGCTtcgaaaattataaatttgaagaatttaaCAAGATATGCTAATTTGGGATTAAAACatacaattacaaaaaatattagaaGCTAATGGACAAATTCTGATGGCATTTTCGGATTCAGCAGGTAAAATTACATAAGAATCAGTCAGAATTGTTCCTGTaacaaaatatttgtttaaCAGTGCTATCGGTCTGACactaatataaattatacacaaaaatattatgaacaaaaatttgatttaaataattgatatgaagttttaatacaatacagcatttaatatttttcttatttattattattattttaatttgggtGTTAAAAAGGCATCATGAGAGGGTCAGTCGGAGGAATATGTATTGTTGCAGCTAGTAGTGGTTGAACATGTCCCTCTTTTATTAATATAACTTTCAGAGATGGTCTTTCTTCTTGATTGTCATTGTTAGCTTCACAATCTTCAGCCGTTTCAGTCTGAGTTGTTGtgaatatttcttttatttgagTTGCAAAAGTGTATGGACGTCCCGGAACTAGCATAGGAATCTATAAAATAAGTATgtcaacatttttaaatacgAAAACATTATTATACTATATTAAACAGATGACTATGATCATAGATTAATTAAGAACAAAGAATACTTCGGACCTGAATATATGGAGTTGACACTTTATAATTATGACAATCAGTCACAAATAAAAGTGACAATTTTGCCACAGCTTTATCAACCGAAAGGTTTTCAATAAATAGATGAATATTAAACGTTGGTCCCAGTCCTTCAATCTACAAAAATAAATCCAATTTGTAGTTTTCAAACAAAGAAtcgaatcaaaattgaatgtattttcaatttaagaaaCAAATTATTGTCGTATTTTTTcatcacaatatttttattgtgataatgctatttcatatttaataaacaatatattattataatgtttatgtaaaattggaccacatattatacaattggatatataaatatatcggtttatataaaattggaaCGCTATCGTTTATTGCATTTGAGttgtaaaaaaatcaccaaaagtttgaacatttacaaaatatataacctTTGCAGATAACTTCAATGGTTCTGACGAACCTATATTCAAGGAATTATTGGCATTTTGCATAGATTCCACTGTTGCTTTTGCTACATATAATCTTAATTGGCAGAGTTCTCGCTGGAAAGTTTCATGCATagctaaaaaaatgtttaataatatattgttttaaaataatatttattatattatattatatacaaagctTAAAAAAGATCATGTGTACGAATAAATTGTTCTCTTTCACGAGCTGCCTGCTCTAGAAATAGTTTAGACTTTTTTGGCACCAGCAAAGGACGAGCTTGTTGAGCAGCTGATAaagatgggtgagttttttgCAAATCATTGAtactatttacattaaattcaGCAGTccttttcaatatctttaatcTAAGTCCTCCGTCTACAAAcaggaaaaaacataaaatgtaaacaagtatataaatatcaacgatttacacattatatttaatttacctGAAGTGATCAAGACAAGAACATTTTCTTCTTGTCCTAATTGACCAAACTTCATTACGGATACTGTATCttcaatttgattatatttaaaggaaaaaaattatatgaattttttattaacctacatatatacatacaataaaaaagtatacataatatgtaaacaccttgaatttgaaataaatcgaCAAGATTCTTTCCATTGTAGAATTGAATTAGACCACCCGTCATTGCGACTGCTATTAAATTAACTCCCAAGTGTCCCAATTGCACTAAAGTTATTGTAGTCACTGTGTGAGGCAAGTTTAATGACCAATTTCTTTTACCCtgtcataaaataatacacattcaCCATACATTCTAAGGTAATAcatattctattattataacaagaTAATAATAACAGTCATAATactaatatgatttttaaaaatggtAAGCACCTTCTTGCTAAAACATTGTAATGTTTTATCCATACTTGCTACAACAATACTATTATCACCAGGAGTAATGATTAAACCTACAACTAACGATGATAACTGAACTAAACATTTGCCCTCTAGCCATTCTCTTCGTAAAATGCAGATTGATCCTTCtctataatattattagatcggttatttataaataaatttacagagTGATATCAtgagaatattaaaaaacagcAGCCTTGCCTAGTTGCAATTATTATTCTAAATTCAACATCGAATAATCCAGATGATTGTATAATTGTAGGAGTTGCTTTTGTATTATGCACTCTAGCCTGAGAAAattatttgaagaaaataataaaaaagcaaaattttattcaaaacattATGAATAAAGATGGAAATTTTatcacaacatatgtatgtatgtatgtatgacccCCGAATAACTTTATATTATTTGCCTGAtgactgtaatttaatttaatttatatttttatttcttctctATTTTTTTAGGTTCaaattttgtgataaaatttctGGAACTTgggttaataatacatatgttaaaaaaataatacttgatGCAAAATTGTAAACGTCTGTGGATCCAAAATGTTTATATCACCGTTTTCAGTTCCTAATATAAGACATGCCACTCCATCTTTGTCAATTGAATTCATATTCAAAGTCGTCATACACGTGATGACTGAAGTTTTTTGCATTGGAAAATCGAAATGCTGTTTCACAAAGTTGATATATTTTTCAGGAGGCAACGATAATAAGTGTTGTGATTGAGCAGTTAATGCTGAAAAAGGTACGTCACTTAATTTTTCAACTACTTTGATCAATGCTTCATcatcttttatatgtatatcagacaactaaaatacattaaataatgttaataacaaaaaatatttacatataggcaatgcgaaatattatatataatttaaataacatattaCTTGGCGCCAAACTTCCAATTCTAGTGCAAGTATTTCTAGAGgtggtaaataaaatttatagaatagtttcatgtttttatatatataaacg
This genomic interval from Arctopsyche grandis isolate Sample6627 chromosome 8, ASM5162203v2, whole genome shotgun sequence contains the following:
- the BBS1 gene encoding Bardet-Biedl syndrome 1, whose translation is MNALSDLNPVSRWLDVLGSTEHNICTLPMNVAFADLNCDLDFKLVVADMGLTNNVSKLKVFKGTSIINEIILPDIPTSIISFFTNETLPRNPPVIAVSMCSSVYIYKNMKLFYKFYLPPLEILALELEVWRQLSDIHIKDDEALIKVVEKLSDVPFSALTAQSQHLLSLPPEKYINFVKQHFDFPMQKTSVITCMTTLNMNSIDKDGVACLILGTENGDINILDPQTFTILHQARVHNTKATPTIIQSSGLFDVEFRIIIATREGSICILRREWLEGKCLVQLSSLVVGLIITPGDNSIVVASMDKTLQCFSKKGKRNWSLNLPHTVTTITLVQLGHLGVNLIAVAMTGGLIQFYNGKNLVDLFQIQDTVSVMKFGQLGQEENVLVLITSDGGLRLKILKRTAEFNVNSINDLQKTHPSLSAAQQARPLLVPKKSKLFLEQAAREREQFIPMHETFQRELCQLRLYVAKATVESMQNANNSLNIGSSEPLKLSAKIEGLGPTFNIHLFIENLSVDKAVAKLSLLFVTDCHNYKVSTPYIQIPMLVPGRPYTFATQIKEIFTTTQTETAEDCEANNDNQEERPSLKVILIKEGHVQPLLAATIHIPPTDPLMMPFDKIESSVFFP